The Methylobacterium durans nucleotide sequence CCCCCTCTCCGGCAAGCTCATGCTGACCCAATGAGTGCGGGCGGTGTCTAGCTCCAGCGGCAGGCTCGTTGGCATGGCCAGAACTGCATTGCGGTCTCTGGCGAGGGCTCCACTCGCCTCAGACTGCCGCGGAGCTTCGGCCGTCGAGTTCTCGCTCATTGCCCTCCCCTTCTTGGCGCTGCTCGGCGTGATCCTTGAGGCGGGCTTCGTCTTCCTCTCGCAGCAGACGCTCGACATCGCGGTTGATCGGGCTGCCCGTGTTCTGCGCACGAGCGAGTTCCAAGACGCGGCAGACGGCTCCCAGCCGGGCGAGCGGCTGCGCCGGCTCATGTGCGGCAGCCGAGTGGTGTTCTTCCGCTGCGACGAGGTGCGGCTGGACGTGACCCGCGCTGGCAGCTTCAGCGGGAACCAGATCCCACCGGCCTACGACAGCAAGAAGCAGGACTTCGTGATCAGCTTCGGCACCCGCTTCGAGTGCCCAGAAGGGAATGATGTCGTGGCCGTGCGAGCGGCTGTGTCCATCCTTCGACCCTTCAGCTTCCTGAACGTTGACGGTCAAGCCATGGCCGGTGGTCGGCAGCTGCTGACCACAACCGCGATCTTCCGAGCCGAACCGTACTCCGGCAAATCGTGCGTGTAGCGAGAGCCTCCTGGCTGTGCGCAAGGCAGCGTAGATGTCGCGCAATGGGCGTTATGGCATCTCGCCAGGAAACCTACCGGATCAGCCAGAGCCCTGCGTAGTTGAGGGATGCCGCGTAGACGGGATGGCTCTCCTCGTTTGTGACCACCACAATCGCGCGCTGATCCCCACCGTAGGGGATCTTCTCTCGCGCAAGGTCGGGCAGGAGCCGCTGAGCCGTCTTGCGCACCTCTTCGAGGGTGGCGAGGTCCGTGCCGGTGTCGTCCCGCTGCACCTTGCGGTCGATGTGAACGTCGAAGAAGTAGCGCGGCACAGCTCGCTCTCACGGAACCCGCAGGTACGTTGGGTCGAACTCCGCAAGGCGCTCCAGAGCCGGCCGATCCAGCAGGCTCAATCGCCCCCTATGCCAGCGGACGAGGTTCTGGCCGCGCAGCGCTTGCAGCGTGCGATTGACGTGCACATTCGTCATGCCGGTCAGCTCAGACAGCTCCATCTGCGTCAGGGGCAGACTGTACCCATCTTCCTCCGCCAACCCGACCGCCTGCAGCCGCTCCTGTAGCTCGCAGAACAGATGGGCAAGGCGTTGCAGAGCCGTGCGCTGGCCGAGGCTCAGCACCCGCTCGCTGTCGATGGCTTTCTGATACAGGAGCTGGTGGAGCAGCGCCCGCGCAAGCTCAGGCTCCTGCCGCAGTGGATCGGCGACCTGTTCAAGGGGGATCTCCCCGAAGACGCAGCGGGTCAGCGCTGTGATCCCGCTGTCCGCCCAGCCGCGCAGAACGGCTTCAAGATCGCACATG carries:
- a CDS encoding TadE/TadG family type IV pilus assembly protein → MARTALRSLARAPLASDCRGASAVEFSLIALPFLALLGVILEAGFVFLSQQTLDIAVDRAARVLRTSEFQDAADGSQPGERLRRLMCGSRVVFFRCDEVRLDVTRAGSFSGNQIPPAYDSKKQDFVISFGTRFECPEGNDVVAVRAAVSILRPFSFLNVDGQAMAGGRQLLTTTAIFRAEPYSGKSCV
- a CDS encoding DUF6894 family protein — protein: MPRYFFDVHIDRKVQRDDTGTDLATLEEVRKTAQRLLPDLAREKIPYGGDQRAIVVVTNEESHPVYAASLNYAGLWLIR
- a CDS encoding Crp/Fnr family transcriptional regulator; translated protein: MGKPVMFVGQSSGSSALLARQAARPVLRAVVRERALDPDQNLILQGEAPQVAHILLSGYTCRHRTLMNGRRQITAILVPGDMCDLEAVLRGWADSGITALTRCVFGEIPLEQVADPLRQEPELARALLHQLLYQKAIDSERVLSLGQRTALQRLAHLFCELQERLQAVGLAEEDGYSLPLTQMELSELTGMTNVHVNRTLQALRGQNLVRWHRGRLSLLDRPALERLAEFDPTYLRVP